The genomic window aaTGGACTTTAAGAGAGAAATGATAAAAACGCAAGAAGCAAAGGCTCATGCCAGCAAGCAGCCTGATCTGCAACATCAGGTGGAGGAGTTTCTTCAAGTGAGTCTACACTGTGGTCACTTTACTGGTCTGATGTAAAACCTGAGATCATTGTTGTGAtcagtttttattattcatgtagATGGCCACAAGTCAGCTAGCAGACATGGAGGCCTCTCTAAGGGAGCTGgattcacttattcactcagtGGCTGAGTATTTCTGTGAAGACCCTGCTACCTTTAAACTGGAGGAATGCTGCTCAATCTTCCACTCTTTCTGTGAGAAGTTTGAGAGAGCTGTATTGGTAGGTATTGTAAcacttttaaaacaaatctataTGTTCATCTAAAAACAATCACCGAAAAGGAAATTTGTGGTTCAcagttattttataatattaatgatttaaatatttctatctATAATTGTTGTATATGAATCAGCTTTGTTGCTGTAGCTATTAACACCATCTATATCTTCTGAATCGCACTACCAGCTACACCACGTTATACGTTGAATTTTACTAGCAGGATTAATGTGATGCATGGATGACATGACTCAGGAACACACAGGGTTGTAGACAGCTATATAACAACCCTGTTCTCCCCACACACAGTCGCCTACTTTGTGTCTGTAATAATGCACTTAACTAGTTAACTAGcttgctgtatttttcttaGATTGTGTAGCTGCTTGGTTCAGATTTTTTGCACTTTAGTTTTGCATTGACACACATTGCTGTTCTCATGCATAGAAGAGTTTAATTATACTTTGCATTTATAACTCCACCTAATATTCAACAATCATTGATGTAacattcaaaatgaaataaaaggtaACACAGCAGATCCAATGCAATGTTTCATATTCACATAGGGTAAACTTGCACTTTGTATGAAAGCCTAACTTAAAGTTAAAATGCTTTCTATTTTCTTCTAACTGGAATTTTTTTGAGAAACCGTTTTGtaaagggaaggaaggaaaaaaaaaaaaggaagaaattaaTGGATAGAGTTAAAGTGAGCGAACGTCTtgttgtaaatgtacagtatgtaattataaaaaatgtgaaatataaggaacattaaatctacagtatgtatgaaATCATTATGCTAAGTGCTACATTACACAGAATGCACTCTATTTGATATAAGATGAAAATGAATAGACCAGGGCTATTCAATTGGTGGTAACGTTCCTAGTGTGAAAAAGatcattataataaatgtaGTTTAATCGGACAATGGACCCTACAGTTACAGTAGTGACGTGTGTGTTTCATTCAGCACAAGCCATAGTCACTACACAGAGCAGGAGTCACGTGACGGTAGgccttcagtgtttttttttttcacaaaaatctGGAAAATTTGCAAAACATTAACATTCTACTAGCTTTACTTACACGTGCAAATCATCATTTTCACATACACGTCATTAAAAAGAGTAATTACACATCCCTCACAGCACCtgcaccactgtgtgtgtgaactgcacTGACAGCATGTACGTCCGATTTCACCGCTCTTGCTAAATCTAAAAAATGTCATGTCTCATTAGAAGGCAACCTAAATGTTTGCTAATTATTGAGATGGCTGGTAGTTTAAATAGGcatactaaaataatttatttagacAAAAAATACCATGAAACAATGCTATTTTCCATATTGTGAACTTAAGTCTCAGTTAAGTCTCAGACTTAAGTCTCACTGATGTTGTCGTAATTGTGATGCAGTTTCAAAATACAACAGGAGCATGCTTAAATATAAGGGGAAAAAGCTTCCATTGGTGTCTTCTGGTGAAAAATTCGTCATATTTCAAGCCAGATCTTTTCGGCCACCTCATTTGGGATACTTttcatgtataataataatactaataactaataataatgttatgtgTTGAACAGGAAAATACAGAACGAGAGGCAGTGGAGAGGCGCCGGAGgcagcagagggagagagaaacgcTGAGCCGGGTAGCCAAGCGGCGTACGATTGCCTCCTGCTCTAGGCAAAGCACAGAACACGAAGCCCTGGAATCAGTCCTCACCAACTTCCTCAGCACTCATTCTTCCCGCAGAAGACAACCCTCATCCAACAGACAAAGTCCAACAAAGATGGCAGACAAAAACAACCCACTGGCCGAGAGGACTTGTATAGCTCTGGAAAGTTCTGTTAATATTGGCAGAAAGGATGAATGCAAATCACTTCAAGAGCAGGAGCAGAGCTTCCAGATAACCCTTGAAATTCCTGCCCAGACTGAACAAAACAAGATTGTACATACTGAGGAGCAGGGCATGTGTTGTATTATAGCCCCGAACAGCCCTGAAAAGGTCGAAATTGTTGACTCTAATCCTGAAAATCAGAAAGAGAAAAGCTTAAACAGAGAGCAAATCTGCTGTGATGTGGATGTTCCGTGTACTCCAACTGGTCCGAAAAGAGCACCATGCATAGAAGACAAAGCAACACCAAAGAGCAGCCAAACAAACCGTCACAGGAGCATACTTGTAAGACAATATGCTGGAGAGGAGGatgagaagcagaagaagaatgAAGAGGCAGATCACGTGCAGGAGGATTCCCATAAGGATCCACTCCAAATTAGGTGCCCAGTTATAGATCCCATAGAGCACCCACATGTTCCAGATGTTTCCTCGCCTCATCATAGAGGAATAAAAGAGGTGGATTTGGCCCTTCAGAATGGCTTTGGATCACCTTGGACTGTTCTCAGTCCTCACGTCTCGCCCTCGTGCATGCGACACCGCAGGCATTCTTTTAGTTCCCTTAAAGATGAAGAATCAGAGGATGGAGTGTGGGCACTTCCTGATACGCCATCAAAAGGCCCTCTTTTTGCGCACGTGTGCAGGTCATATGAGCACAGCGTGTCAACCTCTGTGATTAGTAGTGTGGGTATTAGAGATTCCCCATTAACAGGCACATCAATGCAAGGAAATCTGTTAAGGTCTGCATCAGTGGGTGAAAATCCAGAATCCATACCGAGCTTTCGTTTCAGAACTTTCTTCCCAAGACGCCACGGACGAGAACTCCGGAGACAAGAGCCGTCTTCTCTGATGTCCTTCTTCCAGCGATTTGGGGAGAGAGGACGGCCTGCTTCTTTAGGAGACTCATGCAGAGCAGATACTTGAATCTTTACTCT from Tachysurus vachellii isolate PV-2020 chromosome 20, HZAU_Pvac_v1, whole genome shotgun sequence includes these protein-coding regions:
- the fhdc3 gene encoding FH2 domain containing 3 is translated as MDGIAMSIRPSPLHPTPPPPPPLPALPPPPPPPPITGCEPFPRSVHRRSKMRNFNWDTIPKHSVIGKRNVWTSHKNLEDIPLDTKRMEELFSHSEHQQMPLRHGTVKKSVWGLQSTSPMSEMVPIVNAKKSMNIGILLKQFKRPIADIVTGIREGNMRFTADRLRELSKLLPDDVEVKKLLSFHGDASQLAEADRFFLMLVKVPGYEQRLKSLLLQEEFMPFVAEMRKSICIMTAAANELLACDDLHSIIRLVLKAGNYMNADGYAGRALGFRMTSLLRLVDTKANKPGMNLMHYVAMQAQQIDGALLKFTEQLQHIGEASRIQKQEVEMDFKREMIKTQEAKAHASKQPDLQHQVEEFLQMATSQLADMEASLRELDSLIHSVAEYFCEDPATFKLEECCSIFHSFCEKFERAVLENTEREAVERRRRQQRERETLSRVAKRRTIASCSRQSTEHEALESVLTNFLSTHSSRRRQPSSNRQSPTKMADKNNPLAERTCIALESSVNIGRKDECKSLQEQEQSFQITLEIPAQTEQNKIVHTEEQGMCCIIAPNSPEKVEIVDSNPENQKEKSLNREQICCDVDVPCTPTGPKRAPCIEDKATPKSSQTNRHRSILVRQYAGEEDEKQKKNEEADHVQEDSHKDPLQIRCPVIDPIEHPHVPDVSSPHHRGIKEVDLALQNGFGSPWTVLSPHVSPSCMRHRRHSFSSLKDEESEDGVWALPDTPSKGPLFAHVCRSYEHSVSTSVISSVGIRDSPLTGTSMQGNLLRSASVGENPESIPSFRFRTFFPRRHGRELRRQEPSSLMSFFQRFGERGRPASLGDSCRADT